The Sporosarcina ureae genome includes a region encoding these proteins:
- a CDS encoding XdhC family protein: MEKNEGEKLQSIQQMIETVLVDVQPTVLAMIVKVEGSSYRKEGTWMLLRENGVQIGMISGGCIENDLHSRATQLFRTGKVDTVLYDLSSVDDLGWGRGAGCNGMITVLVRDIDEDFRSILGIAHKQLLANEPTYFFQSMTDFNQYGCITSDGHQFGGIQSNITLNFKSIIPFQTKAEQLDFDEESVYCQLIWPQPLLYIIGAGVDARPLARISENLGYAVHIFDWRSSVCNEVHFPTATSIQIGDVAKLLLNVKFSPLDSVVLMTHDFQLDFEIGRYLLNFKLLYFGILGSEKRTKRLFDGVLPYNVHSPVGLSIGADGPEEIAVSIVAELIAVRRGKII, encoded by the coding sequence GTGGAAAAGAATGAAGGTGAGAAATTGCAGTCAATTCAGCAAATGATTGAAACTGTATTGGTTGATGTCCAACCCACTGTACTTGCAATGATAGTTAAGGTGGAAGGATCCTCCTATAGAAAGGAAGGTACCTGGATGCTTCTTCGAGAGAATGGTGTGCAGATAGGTATGATTAGTGGTGGGTGTATAGAAAATGATTTACATAGCCGTGCGACTCAATTATTTAGGACAGGCAAGGTGGATACTGTTCTATATGATTTAAGTTCCGTAGACGACCTTGGTTGGGGTCGCGGCGCGGGATGTAATGGTATGATCACAGTATTAGTGCGTGATATTGATGAGGATTTCCGAAGTATCCTTGGTATTGCACACAAACAATTATTAGCCAATGAACCTACATATTTTTTTCAATCTATGACGGACTTTAATCAGTATGGATGTATAACCTCTGATGGACATCAATTTGGGGGAATACAATCAAACATTACACTTAATTTTAAAAGTATAATACCGTTTCAAACAAAAGCTGAACAACTCGATTTCGATGAAGAATCGGTTTATTGCCAACTTATATGGCCACAACCCCTTCTTTATATAATTGGGGCTGGCGTTGATGCTAGACCACTTGCACGAATTTCTGAGAATCTCGGTTATGCGGTCCATATCTTTGATTGGCGAAGCAGTGTTTGTAATGAAGTTCACTTCCCAACCGCGACTTCTATTCAAATTGGTGATGTTGCAAAGTTACTATTAAATGTAAAATTTAGCCCGTTGGATTCAGTTGTCCTTATGACACATGACTTTCAATTGGACTTTGAAATCGGACGTTATTTACTTAATTTCAAGTTGCTATACTTTGGTATTTTAGGATCAGAAAAAAGAACGAAACGATTATTTGATGGAGTACTACCATATAATGTTCATTCGCCAGTAGGATTATCGATTGGAGCGGATGGACCTGAAGAAATCGCTGTCAGTATCGTAGCGGAACTTATTGCTGTGAGACGAGGGAAAATAATATGA
- a CDS encoding nucleotidyltransferase family protein has protein sequence MKIVGVYLAAGNSTRMGTHKLALPVGTMSLGSLALETALNSPLDEVYVIVKDTDNVEWIPSCMKSNAKCTIIQCATSDTGQSESLRCGIQHAQDHRADGVLVMLADQPFITVQMLSEMINCMKLYPVDRGHYI, from the coding sequence ATGAAAATCGTTGGCGTTTATCTTGCTGCTGGAAACAGCACCCGAATGGGTACCCATAAATTAGCACTACCTGTTGGTACTATGTCTCTTGGTAGCTTGGCACTTGAGACTGCATTGAATTCACCACTTGATGAAGTCTATGTGATCGTAAAAGATACAGATAACGTGGAATGGATTCCTTCATGTATGAAATCGAATGCTAAATGTACAATCATCCAATGTGCTACTTCAGATACAGGCCAATCTGAATCCTTGCGCTGCGGCATTCAACACGCCCAAGATCATCGTGCTGATGGCGTACTTGTCATGCTAGCTGATCAACCTTTCATAACGGTTCAAATGCTTTCGGAAATGATCAATTGTATGAAATTATATCCTGTAGATCGTGGCCACTACATTTGA
- a CDS encoding stage II sporulation protein P, producing MSNAVIVEIGGVDNTLEELNRTTEALADVLSDYYC from the coding sequence ATCTCCAATGCAGTTATTGTAGAAATCGGTGGGGTCGATAACACACTGGAAGAACTCAATCGGACTACCGAAGCATTAGCTGATGTACTAAGTGATTATTACTGCTAG
- a CDS encoding heavy metal translocating P-type ATPase — translation MPTTDKTIQIKGMTCAACANRIEKGLSKIEGVEKANVNFALERSTIVYDPEITDENEFIKRIKRLGYEVVQEKETFDITGMTCSACAARIEKRISKMDGVSNAAVNFALETIAVEYDDNKIKASDMMTAVKKMGYELIPQQDSKDKIDHQEQEIKKQKNKFIFSAILTFPLLWTMIAHFEFLSFIYLPAILMNPWVQLALATPVQFIVGAQFYKGAFNSLRNKSANMDVLIALGTSAAYFYSLYLSFEWMNAGSIGHADLYFEAAAVIITLIVLGKLFEVRAKGKTSQAIQKLLGLQAKTARVLRDGVELELPIEQVIAGDTIIVKPGEKIPVDGEIIEGRSAIDESMITGESLPIDKVAGDAVIGATINKNGSLQIKATKVGKDTALAQIVKVVEEAQGSKADIQRLADRISGVFVPIVVVIAVATFFIWYFAVTPGDFRSALIPTISILVIACPCALGLATPTSIMAGSGRAAEMGLLFKGGEHLENTRSIDTVVLDKTGTVTKGEPALTDITVTKGFTEDEVLQLVATAENQSEHPLAQAIVLGAKEKGLSLLDATNFEALPGYGIRAIVGGQEILVGTRRLMKEHNIAILDSEVSMEKLESDGKTAMLIAVDQQLAGVVAVADTVKETSKEAIARMKELDLEVIMLTGDNQRTAEAIARQIGLSHVIAEVLPEQKSDEIKKLQDQGKKVAMVGDGINDAPALAMANIGMAVGTGTDIAIEAADITLMRGDLNSVADAIIMSRKTMRNIKQNLFFAFFYNTVGIPIAAIGLLAPWVAGAAMAFSSVSVVLNALRLQKVNLK, via the coding sequence ATGCCAACTACTGATAAAACAATTCAAATTAAGGGAATGACCTGCGCGGCATGCGCAAATCGCATTGAAAAGGGTCTCTCCAAAATAGAAGGTGTTGAAAAAGCGAACGTCAACTTTGCTTTAGAAAGATCAACCATCGTTTATGATCCAGAGATAACAGATGAGAATGAATTTATTAAAAGAATAAAGAGACTTGGTTATGAAGTGGTTCAAGAAAAAGAAACATTTGATATTACAGGTATGACTTGTTCAGCATGTGCAGCTAGAATTGAAAAGAGAATTAGTAAAATGGATGGTGTTTCTAATGCTGCAGTTAATTTTGCGCTTGAAACCATTGCTGTAGAATATGATGATAATAAAATTAAAGCATCTGATATGATGACTGCAGTTAAGAAAATGGGCTATGAATTAATACCACAGCAAGATAGTAAAGACAAGATAGACCATCAAGAACAAGAAATCAAAAAGCAGAAGAATAAGTTCATTTTCTCAGCTATTTTGACATTTCCTTTGTTATGGACGATGATTGCCCATTTCGAGTTTCTATCGTTTATCTACCTGCCCGCGATTCTCATGAATCCGTGGGTACAACTTGCACTTGCAACACCGGTACAATTCATCGTGGGTGCCCAGTTTTATAAAGGTGCTTTTAATTCACTTAGAAATAAAAGTGCCAATATGGACGTATTGATTGCATTGGGCACGAGTGCAGCATATTTTTACAGTCTTTATTTATCATTTGAATGGATGAATGCGGGAAGCATTGGGCATGCCGACCTCTATTTTGAAGCGGCTGCCGTTATTATCACATTGATCGTTCTTGGGAAGTTATTTGAAGTCCGTGCAAAAGGAAAAACAAGTCAAGCGATTCAAAAATTATTGGGTTTACAAGCTAAAACGGCAAGAGTGTTAAGAGACGGTGTTGAATTGGAATTGCCGATTGAGCAAGTAATCGCAGGAGATACAATCATTGTAAAACCAGGTGAAAAGATTCCGGTGGATGGCGAAATTATTGAAGGTCGTTCCGCGATTGACGAATCGATGATTACAGGAGAAAGTCTTCCGATTGATAAAGTTGCGGGGGACGCAGTTATTGGTGCAACAATTAATAAGAACGGTTCTTTGCAAATCAAAGCAACAAAAGTAGGGAAGGATACAGCATTAGCACAAATTGTGAAGGTAGTTGAAGAAGCACAAGGATCGAAAGCAGATATTCAACGTTTGGCTGATCGAATTTCGGGTGTTTTTGTACCGATTGTCGTTGTAATCGCAGTGGCGACTTTCTTCATTTGGTATTTCGCGGTAACACCAGGTGATTTCCGCTCGGCATTGATTCCAACGATTTCAATTTTGGTTATCGCTTGTCCATGTGCGTTAGGCTTGGCAACACCGACTTCGATTATGGCAGGTTCAGGTCGAGCTGCTGAAATGGGCTTACTCTTTAAAGGCGGCGAACATTTAGAGAATACACGCTCAATTGATACAGTTGTGTTAGATAAAACAGGAACAGTAACAAAGGGAGAGCCTGCTTTAACAGATATTACAGTAACAAAGGGTTTTACAGAAGATGAAGTTCTACAATTAGTTGCAACAGCCGAAAATCAATCTGAACATCCATTGGCACAAGCGATTGTTCTTGGTGCGAAAGAAAAAGGTTTATCACTTCTTGATGCCACAAATTTTGAAGCTTTACCTGGGTATGGTATTCGCGCCATTGTTGGGGGTCAAGAAATATTGGTCGGCACGAGAAGGTTGATGAAAGAACATAACATCGCAATTTTAGATTCAGAAGTATCTATGGAAAAACTAGAGAGTGACGGAAAAACAGCGATGCTCATTGCTGTGGATCAACAACTTGCAGGTGTCGTTGCGGTGGCGGATACAGTGAAGGAAACTTCCAAAGAAGCCATTGCGAGAATGAAGGAATTGGATCTAGAGGTCATCATGCTAACTGGTGACAACCAACGAACTGCAGAGGCCATTGCTCGTCAAATCGGTCTATCACATGTGATTGCAGAAGTGTTGCCAGAACAAAAAAGTGATGAAATTAAAAAGCTACAAGATCAAGGCAAAAAAGTCGCCATGGTGGGTGACGGAATAAATGATGCCCCAGCGCTTGCAATGGCAAACATCGGAATGGCCGTTGGTACAGGTACAGATATTGCGATTGAAGCGGCAGACATAACACTCATGCGTGGTGATTTAAATAGCGTTGCAGATGCGATTATTATGAGTAGGAAAACAATGCGGAATATTAAGCAAAACTTATTTTTTGCTTTCTTCTATAACACGGTCGGGATACCAATTGCGGCAATTGGTTTATTAGCCCCATGGGTTGCAGGGGCTGCCATGGCGTTTAGTTCGGTATCCGTTGTGTTGAATGCATTGCGTTTGCAAAAAGTTAATTTGAAATAA
- the copZ gene encoding copper chaperone CopZ, whose product MTEKIIVQGMSCNHCVNSIEKSVGNLKGISSVNVNLNSGEVVVDFDHTLTTLDQIKETIEEQGYDIV is encoded by the coding sequence ATGACGGAAAAAATAATAGTACAAGGAATGTCATGCAATCATTGTGTCAATTCAATCGAGAAAAGCGTAGGTAATCTTAAGGGTATTTCTTCAGTAAACGTTAATTTAAACAGTGGCGAAGTTGTCGTAGACTTTGATCACACATTAACAACATTGGATCAGATCAAAGAAACGATTGAAGAACAAGGGTATGACATCGTTTAA
- a CDS encoding metal-sensitive transcriptional regulator, translating into MTDSTKTTVQPNKQQLLNRLKRVEGQVRGIHQMVENDRYCVDILHQISAVQSAMNKVSLALLEDHTHHCVVKAIKGQDGEAAIKELMDVMKTMSK; encoded by the coding sequence ATGACAGACTCAACAAAAACTACTGTCCAGCCAAATAAACAACAACTTTTAAACCGTTTAAAGCGCGTTGAAGGGCAAGTAAGAGGGATACATCAGATGGTCGAGAATGACCGCTACTGTGTGGATATCTTACACCAAATTAGTGCGGTTCAATCAGCCATGAACAAAGTATCTCTAGCTTTACTGGAAGATCATACTCATCATTGTGTAGTAAAGGCCATTAAAGGGCAAGATGGTGAAGCAGCTATTAAAGAATTAATGGATGTTATGAAGACAATGTCGAAATAA
- a CDS encoding C40 family peptidase has protein sequence MKKRLIQFLMALILISTIPFISSNKVSAAASNEIATYANKFYGTPYKFGGSTPAAFDCSGYIRYVYNNFNINLPRTSADQFRVGTSVSKADLQPGDLVFFANTYKKGISHTGIYLGNDEFISAKSRGVLKANLKTNPYWAPRYAGAKRVANFTSVPEPDTVKSAQLMSGKFKDLPLEHLAHDAIIALNEKNVVNGYLDSTFKPESSITRGHAAAMLNRVLKLESTTRVTFKDVSSDYAFLDDIAALNEAGILQGYTTGEFGVNDKLTRTHLAVIVNRAFELQEIMKNKTLVASTYDDVSTSHWASGAIHALKTLDQTEVFKTSRFDQGKEATRADFSAAIYTAISIN, from the coding sequence ATGAAAAAACGATTAATTCAATTTCTAATGGCTTTGATTTTAATTAGTACAATACCGTTTATATCTTCAAATAAAGTTAGTGCGGCAGCTTCCAATGAAATTGCGACGTATGCGAATAAGTTTTATGGCACACCTTACAAGTTCGGAGGGTCAACACCCGCTGCATTTGATTGTTCGGGTTATATCAGATATGTATATAATAATTTCAACATTAACTTACCGAGAACATCCGCAGATCAGTTCAGAGTAGGTACTTCTGTTAGTAAAGCTGATCTGCAACCAGGGGATTTAGTGTTCTTTGCGAATACATATAAAAAAGGTATATCTCATACTGGAATTTATTTAGGGAATGACGAGTTCATATCTGCGAAAAGTCGTGGAGTCTTGAAGGCAAATCTGAAGACAAATCCTTATTGGGCGCCTAGGTATGCCGGAGCTAAGCGAGTAGCGAATTTTACTAGTGTTCCTGAACCTGACACTGTAAAAAGTGCACAATTAATGAGTGGCAAGTTCAAGGATCTACCGTTGGAACATCTAGCACATGACGCAATCATTGCGCTTAATGAAAAGAACGTTGTCAACGGCTACCTTGACTCGACGTTTAAGCCAGAAAGTTCGATTACGCGTGGTCATGCAGCAGCAATGTTGAATCGAGTGCTGAAGTTGGAATCAACGACCAGAGTGACATTCAAAGATGTGTCGTCAGATTATGCATTTTTAGATGATATTGCAGCACTGAATGAAGCGGGTATCCTTCAAGGGTATACAACAGGTGAATTTGGGGTTAATGATAAGCTTACACGTACTCATCTGGCAGTTATTGTAAATAGAGCATTTGAGCTTCAAGAAATAATGAAGAATAAAACATTAGTAGCATCTACTTATGATGATGTTTCTACAAGTCACTGGGCTTCTGGAGCAATTCATGCATTGAAGACTCTTGACCAAACAGAAGTTTTTAAAACCTCAAGATTTGATCAGGGAAAAGAAGCAACGCGAGCTGATTTTTCCGCTGCTATATACACAGCAATTTCGATAAACTAA
- a CDS encoding peroxiredoxin family protein codes for MNKRTVGIVITALIIGTLIVLMVKSNLEIAEPIETIVTGADSTTIEYESGLEEGNTPPDFRLITLSGDVIKLSDYKGQKVILNFWASWCGPCKAEMPHMQNYYRKNKDSANVEIIAVNMTKEERGTDSIQKFVDAYGLTFPIPLDKDGEVMEMYKIMSIPTTYMIGTDGTIRHKFIGPMDEETIKALVDDLD; via the coding sequence GTGAATAAGCGGACGGTAGGTATTGTTATAACAGCTTTAATTATCGGTACGTTGATTGTCCTGATGGTTAAATCAAACCTAGAAATAGCGGAGCCAATCGAAACAATCGTTACTGGGGCGGATAGCACAACGATTGAGTACGAGTCTGGGCTTGAAGAAGGAAATACACCTCCTGATTTTAGGCTTATTACACTTTCAGGGGACGTAATAAAGCTGTCGGACTATAAAGGGCAAAAAGTTATTCTTAACTTTTGGGCATCTTGGTGTGGTCCATGCAAAGCAGAAATGCCTCATATGCAAAATTACTATAGAAAAAATAAAGATTCCGCGAATGTAGAAATCATTGCCGTGAATATGACGAAGGAAGAGCGAGGGACCGACAGCATCCAGAAATTTGTGGATGCGTATGGGTTAACATTTCCGATTCCGCTTGATAAAGATGGCGAAGTCATGGAAATGTATAAGATTATGTCCATTCCTACAACATATATGATTGGCACGGATGGGACAATTAGGCACAAGTTTATTGGACCGATGGATGAAGAGACAATAAAAGCACTTGTTGATGATCTTGATTAG
- a CDS encoding IS110 family transposase: protein MNFTQNAKINQVTDQTLVIGMDIAKRTHYACMVDERGLILKKSFPVHQSSHGFEYFYECILNAKKQFGKSDVIIGIEPTGHYWLNLAYFLDDRGIPLVVCNPMHVKKSKELDDNLQTKNDAKDALVIARLVKDGRYSYPRILRETEAELRVGSTLKGNLTEELNAIKNKMIRWTDRYFPEFQGIFPAFGKMALAVLECTPFPSEIVNQEPSELLATYRTVEGMKSPQLPKTKKLIENARTSIGVTEGQQMARIEIATLVQRYRQLEKELASLQEQLTAFIQATVEYEYLQTVPGLGDATIIDLLSEIGSFSHYDHPRQLLKLAGLTLRENSSGQHKGQKRISKRGRSQLRALLFRVMMPMVRHNKAFKQLHEYYTTRQVNPLRKKQSIVVLCGKLLKVLHAICTKHIAFDAEQMMKDIPKLDRAA from the coding sequence ATGAATTTTACGCAAAATGCAAAGATTAATCAAGTCACGGATCAGACGCTAGTTATCGGAATGGATATCGCCAAGCGCACACATTACGCCTGCATGGTCGATGAACGTGGCCTGATTCTTAAGAAATCGTTCCCTGTTCATCAATCAAGCCATGGGTTCGAATACTTCTATGAGTGTATTCTAAACGCTAAGAAACAATTTGGTAAAAGTGATGTCATCATAGGTATTGAACCTACCGGCCACTATTGGCTCAACCTGGCTTACTTTCTCGATGATCGGGGCATCCCCCTCGTCGTATGCAACCCCATGCATGTAAAGAAGTCCAAGGAGCTGGACGACAATCTTCAAACAAAGAACGATGCAAAAGATGCCCTCGTCATCGCCCGTTTGGTGAAAGATGGACGTTACAGCTACCCTAGAATTTTAAGGGAGACAGAGGCAGAACTACGGGTTGGTTCGACTTTGAAAGGTAATCTTACTGAAGAATTGAACGCGATAAAAAACAAGATGATTCGCTGGACTGATCGGTACTTTCCCGAGTTCCAAGGAATATTTCCAGCGTTTGGTAAAATGGCGCTAGCCGTTTTGGAATGTACTCCATTCCCATCTGAGATAGTGAATCAGGAACCGTCAGAACTACTGGCAACCTACCGGACGGTAGAGGGGATGAAATCTCCCCAGTTGCCGAAGACAAAAAAGCTCATTGAAAATGCACGTACTTCTATAGGCGTAACAGAAGGACAACAGATGGCCCGTATTGAAATTGCCACACTTGTTCAACGTTATCGCCAACTTGAGAAGGAACTGGCATCGCTTCAAGAACAGCTGACAGCGTTTATTCAAGCTACAGTTGAGTACGAGTATCTCCAAACAGTCCCAGGACTTGGAGACGCAACCATCATTGATTTACTATCAGAAATCGGCAGTTTCTCCCATTACGATCATCCACGCCAATTATTGAAACTTGCGGGATTGACGTTGAGGGAGAATTCTTCCGGACAGCACAAGGGACAGAAACGAATTTCTAAAAGAGGAAGAAGCCAGCTGCGTGCACTGCTCTTCCGTGTCATGATGCCAATGGTGCGGCATAACAAGGCATTTAAACAACTGCACGAGTATTACACAACCAGACAAGTGAATCCATTACGCAAGAAACAGTCCATTGTGGTTCTCTGCGGAAAACTACTGAAGGTACTACACGCAATCTGTACGAAACACATAGCGTTTGACGCTGAGCAAATGATGAAGGACATTCCTAAGCTCGATAGAGCTGCCTAA
- the spoIIP gene encoding stage II sporulation protein P: MKKSLKIWSTLIFLLFLFPIVLVQIQVEIPEEIAVVSSDDGKLVYAGNIIEQEPEVQTEMRALLYATHSQEAFEPITLKHDGKIAVYHEEANIMNLSETIRSQLEFNGLETDIIDVDFTAEMNKAGIPFHKSYDVARPYVQKALKDTDYDIIIDIHRDSLNADRTTITYEGEKFAQVVFVVGGDHANFKLNQELAEKLMARMEKEVPNITKSIVFKSGHGVDGKYNQDLHKRLVLVEMGGIGNDEAELNRTSAVLAKAVSQTLLSEYPPKTK, translated from the coding sequence ATGAAAAAATCGTTGAAAATCTGGAGTACACTCATCTTCTTACTATTCTTGTTTCCAATTGTCTTGGTACAGATTCAGGTTGAAATACCGGAAGAAATAGCTGTTGTTTCATCAGATGACGGAAAATTAGTTTACGCAGGAAATATAATCGAACAGGAACCTGAAGTCCAAACAGAAATGCGTGCGCTTTTATACGCCACACATTCGCAGGAAGCATTTGAACCCATCACTCTAAAGCATGATGGGAAAATTGCGGTTTACCATGAAGAAGCCAATATTATGAACCTTAGTGAAACAATTAGGTCTCAATTGGAGTTCAATGGATTAGAAACAGATATTATTGACGTTGATTTTACAGCAGAAATGAATAAAGCAGGAATTCCATTTCATAAATCGTATGATGTGGCTAGGCCATATGTGCAGAAAGCGTTGAAGGATACGGATTATGATATCATAATCGACATACATCGTGATTCACTTAATGCGGATAGAACGACCATCACTTATGAAGGGGAAAAATTTGCGCAAGTCGTATTTGTTGTCGGTGGTGATCATGCAAATTTCAAATTGAATCAGGAATTAGCTGAGAAACTGATGGCCAGAATGGAAAAGGAAGTACCCAATATTACAAAGAGTATCGTATTTAAATCCGGTCATGGCGTGGATGGAAAATATAATCAGGATCTTCACAAACGTCTTGTTCTTGTTGAAATGGGTGGAATTGGAAATGATGAAGCGGAATTAAATCGAACGTCAGCTGTACTCGCAAAAGCTGTTTCACAGACATTACTGAGCGAATATCCTCCAAAAACTAAATAA
- a CDS encoding plastocyanin/azurin family copper-binding protein yields the protein MKAGKLVYFSLQTYALSSCKTQLQHNGHSATINNREDFNTNSQFIAIETTEMKYSKTKILVEKDKPITLTLKNLDKIDHDIEIRTSSFNITKKSEQNHGQDKNLLHLHAAPENTETLTFSLTESGIYEFYCTIPGHKELGMIGRFIVS from the coding sequence TTGAAGGCTGGCAAGCTTGTGTATTTTTCATTGCAAACTTATGCACTTTCTTCTTGCAAAACACAGTTACAACATAATGGTCATTCAGCAACAATTAATAATAGAGAAGACTTTAATACGAATAGCCAATTTATTGCTATAGAAACTACTGAAATGAAGTACTCAAAAACTAAAATTCTTGTTGAGAAAGATAAACCAATTACATTAACTCTCAAAAATTTGGATAAGATTGATCATGACATTGAAATTCGGACTTCCTCTTTTAATATAACAAAGAAATCCGAACAGAATCATGGACAAGATAAAAACTTATTACATCTTCATGCTGCACCTGAAAATACGGAAACGCTAACATTTAGCCTTACTGAATCTGGAATTTATGAATTTTATTGTACGATACCAGGACATAAAGAATTAGGGATGATTGGACGGTTTATTGTAAGTTAA
- the istB gene encoding IS21-like element helper ATPase IstB, whose product MTSNLKSICKTLRLAYVNEIYEDIPFENPTQFLDELFQKELQFREEAKSERLIKKAKFTQKKSLSSFQWNEQIHFPAHIDSEELCKVDFIGRRENLILTGAPGTGKTHLATGIGYEACKRGLEVRFYRVSDLAESLEKAWRDGKLAQFRGRFKSVDLIILDEMGYVPFNKEGAELLFQLISDWYEQKSLIITSNLEFSQWNRVFSDSRLTAALVDRVIHHAHILNFTGDSFRVTNALSRQR is encoded by the coding sequence ATGACTTCTAATCTGAAAAGTATTTGTAAAACATTACGCTTGGCTTATGTGAATGAGATTTACGAAGATATCCCTTTCGAGAATCCTACTCAATTTTTAGATGAGTTGTTTCAAAAGGAACTTCAATTCCGAGAGGAAGCAAAATCAGAACGTTTAATAAAGAAAGCTAAATTTACTCAGAAGAAGTCACTTTCTTCATTTCAATGGAATGAACAAATTCATTTTCCAGCACACATTGATAGTGAGGAACTATGTAAGGTAGACTTTATCGGTCGTAGAGAGAACTTGATATTAACTGGAGCACCAGGTACAGGGAAAACACATCTCGCAACTGGCATAGGTTATGAGGCTTGTAAGCGTGGATTAGAAGTACGCTTTTACAGAGTTTCTGATCTCGCTGAATCATTGGAAAAAGCATGGCGCGACGGCAAATTAGCGCAGTTTAGAGGTCGATTCAAAAGTGTGGATTTAATTATTTTAGATGAGATGGGATACGTACCCTTCAACAAAGAAGGAGCTGAGCTCCTTTTCCAACTTATTTCAGATTGGTACGAACAGAAAAGCTTGATTATCACGTCAAACCTGGAGTTTAGTCAATGGAATCGTGTATTTAGTGATTCTAGACTAACTGCCGCATTAGTAGATCGTGTGATCCATCATGCTCACATTTTGAATTTTACTGGAGATAGTTTCAGAGTTACAAACGCTTTATCGCGACAAAGATAA